DNA from Pelagibacterium nitratireducens:
CGGAGAATCCGAGTGCGGCGATTTCTCTGGCTTCGGCGCTGTTGCTCGTGCCCGCGGACGAGAGCAGAACGCACTTGCCCTCAATGCCGGTAAAGAGAGGCAGGCTCGAGGTCATGCCGACCCGGCCGGTCACGATAACAATGGCCTCGTAGATATCGGAGAGCGCTTCGACCAGCGTCGCCACGCGCTCGGTGTTGCGGTTGAGGCGGGTGCCCTGCCCCCACGGCACGAAGGCAAACCGGTCGTCGGCGCCCCTGTGCACGACGTCGCCGAATTCTGCACCTTCCGCGCAAAGGTCGGTGAGACCCAACTCGATGCCCTGCTGGCCGCTGGCCGCGTCGATTTCAGCCACGCTCTGGCCGTTATCGACGAATGCAGCCGTGAGGCGCTCGGCAAAATCGAGGCTTTCCTGCGCGTTGTGGTCAGACGCAACCAGGATCACCCGATCGAGCCGCGCCAGCACGCTGGCAGCGAGGGCCTCGATTTCGGTATCGATCGGGGTGGCCGGGGGCCGGTGACCGGTGATCGCAAGGGGTTGAGGCGCTTCTGGTGCCGCGGTGGCCCCGGCATCATCGAGCACCGCTGCACCAGTGTCTTCCTGATCGAGATCGGGCTGCTCCGGACGGGCGGGGCGTTCAACGAGAGCCCGGCCCGACAACAGCTCGGAAAAAATGACGGCGCCGACCTGCAAAAGCACTGCGGCGATGCCGACAGCGAGCAGGACAAGGCTTGTTTTGGGCGAAGCTGGAGAACTGGAGGGCACAGCTTCGCTCACGACACGCACGTCGGGCAGCGCAGAGCCCATGTCCGAGCGCGCCGAGGCTTCAGTGAACCGCAAGAGATAGGCATTGAGCAATTCCCGCTGAGCCGCCGCCTCGCGCTCGAGTTCGGCAAGGGTTACCCCCTCAATGGTATCGGACCCCGCGGTCACCTTGACCCGTTCAAGCTCGGCCTGCAGGGATTGCTCAAGGTCGGCCTCGATCTGGGCCTGCGCCTCGAGGGCCTGGGCGACACGGCGGCCTTCATTGGAGATCTGGGTGTCGATTTCGGCAATCTGGGCATCGAGTGCCCGGATCGTGGGGTGGCTGGGCAGGAAGGTTGCTGCCTGCTGGGCACGTTCACCCTGCAGCCGCGCCATTTCCTGGCTCAATTGCTGGACGATGGCCGATGACTGAACGTCGGAAACGCCACCGACCGACTGCCCCGATTCGAGCAGGCTGCGGATCAGCTGCGCGCGCGACTGGGCAGCGTTGCGCCGCTCATTGGCAGCTGTGATCTGGGCCGAGAAATTCGAGAGCTGCTGATTGGTCAGGCTCTCGTTGTTGGAGCCGGTAAACAGGTCGTTCTGGACACGAAAATCGGCAATGGCGCGCTCTGCACCGACAACGTCCTGGCGCAGCCGGGTTATTTCCTGCTGCAACCAGGCCGTGGCATCGACTGTATCGGAAATCTGCTGGCCGGCCCGACGCTGGACATGGGCCTGAACGACTGCGTTGGCAACTTTTGCCGCCAGATCGGGATCGGTATGGCGATAGGCCACCGAAATCAACCGCGAGGCGCGCTCCTGGGTCACCACAAGATTGTCACCGATTTCGCCGACGATTTCGCTGTCGCTCCAGCCCTCGAACGCGGGCTCGTCGCGCAGCGCCGCGGTTTCGATGGCCGCCAGGATGGTGTCGCGCGACTTGATGAGTTCGATCTGGCTCGAAACGGTCGCGATGTCGATATAATAGGTTTCGGCGTTCTGGTTGCTTGCCGCGCTTGTATAGGCGGTGCTGCGCGGCTCGACGAGCAATTCGGCCCGAGATTCGTAAAGCCGGGGGACAAAGAGCAGAACCGCATAGGCCGCCGCCAGCAGCAGGACCGTCACCAGACCGATGCGGAACAGCCTGGAAACCACGGCTCTCAAAATGACGCTGGCGTCGATGCTTTCCTCGGACTTTTCTGCCCCGGATGCGGATTGGTTCATTTCGTCGCCTCTTCGTCGTCAAGCGCTTATCGCCCCGTCATGGTAAGCATTCGGTTAAGCGCGCACGGTTCTGTTTCCGATAAGGGCTTTTTAACCATGACGTGGGAGACCTAACGTCACTGCATGAAACGGGACGAATATGATGGGTCGGCTGCGCCTTGCCTTGCTATTGTTGCCGCTCTTTTTGGGAGCATGCGCGCACAGCGGACGCCCCGCCACCTATCTGGTGGAACAGAGCGGTCCCTATCTTCTGGACAGCGGCGATGTCTTGCGCATCAGTGTCTATGGGGATCCCAACCTCACCAACACCTATAGAGTCGACGATTCCGGCGCGATTTCGATGCCGCTCGTCGGTGCCGTGGCGGCGCGCGGCGGAACCACCGACGGACTGTCGCTCAAAGTGGCATCGGCGCTGGCCGCCGGGTACATGCGAAACCCGAACGTCGCCGTCGAAGTTGCTGAATACAGGCCCTTTTTCATCCAGGGCGCTATAGGGTCTTCAGGGCAATATCCCTATTCCTACGGCATGACGGTGCGTGCGGCGATCAGCGCTGCTGGCGGCTTTAGCGATACCGCCAACCGCAACACGGCAACAATCTATCGCCGGCAGGGCAATGAAATGGTCAAAGGCAGCGTGGAACTTGACTTCCCCATTCTGCCTGGCGACACCATCGTCATCGCAGAGCGCTGGATCTGATCTGTGGCCAGGGACAAACTCCGGGTTCTCCAGGTCATGCGGGCACCCGTCGGCGGGCTGTTCCGCCATGTCGCCGACCTGACGCGAACGCTGGCCGAACGCGGCCATGAGGTGGGGATCGTCGTCGATGAGAGCGGCGACGCGCAATCCGATTTAAAACTCGCGGGGCTAGAGCCGTTCGCCGCGCTGGGCATCCACCGGTTTCCGATCCCGCGCCTTCTGGGTCCCGACGATATCACCACACCGGCCAGGATTCGCGCACTGGCGAAGTCGACCGGTGCCGATA
Protein-coding regions in this window:
- a CDS encoding GumC family protein; the protein is MNQSASGAEKSEESIDASVILRAVVSRLFRIGLVTVLLLAAAYAVLLFVPRLYESRAELLVEPRSTAYTSAASNQNAETYYIDIATVSSQIELIKSRDTILAAIETAALRDEPAFEGWSDSEIVGEIGDNLVVTQERASRLISVAYRHTDPDLAAKVANAVVQAHVQRRAGQQISDTVDATAWLQQEITRLRQDVVGAERAIADFRVQNDLFTGSNNESLTNQQLSNFSAQITAANERRNAAQSRAQLIRSLLESGQSVGGVSDVQSSAIVQQLSQEMARLQGERAQQAATFLPSHPTIRALDAQIAEIDTQISNEGRRVAQALEAQAQIEADLEQSLQAELERVKVTAGSDTIEGVTLAELEREAAAQRELLNAYLLRFTEASARSDMGSALPDVRVVSEAVPSSSPASPKTSLVLLAVGIAAVLLQVGAVIFSELLSGRALVERPARPEQPDLDQEDTGAAVLDDAGATAAPEAPQPLAITGHRPPATPIDTEIEALAASVLARLDRVILVASDHNAQESLDFAERLTAAFVDNGQSVAEIDAASGQQGIELGLTDLCAEGAEFGDVVHRGADDRFAFVPWGQGTRLNRNTERVATLVEALSDIYEAIVIVTGRVGMTSSLPLFTGIEGKCVLLSSAGTSNSAEAREIAALGFSDIRVIATAEPQSEVA
- a CDS encoding polysaccharide biosynthesis/export family protein, with the translated sequence MMGRLRLALLLLPLFLGACAHSGRPATYLVEQSGPYLLDSGDVLRISVYGDPNLTNTYRVDDSGAISMPLVGAVAARGGTTDGLSLKVASALAAGYMRNPNVAVEVAEYRPFFIQGAIGSSGQYPYSYGMTVRAAISAAGGFSDTANRNTATIYRRQGNEMVKGSVELDFPILPGDTIVIAERWI